From one Nocardioides scoriae genomic stretch:
- a CDS encoding helix-turn-helix domain-containing protein: MTGSRQQHDLLPGFVARAAAYDQCGLEPGVHRGLPSPWVTLVVSTRGPVRTLGTVGGPAGPVASADVLVAGLHPVATRVEQPVEQSGVQLAVHPLAARRLLGCRAADLTGHGTDARELLGPDVERLHEQVALAGPDDRLAVVRAWAQARLAATEDRRRRVRPEVVRVHQRVLASRGRVRVEDLAGEVGLSPRRLREQVRAEVGVSPKQLVRTARLDHVVARLRTGPRDAPAGLAGLALDAGFADQAHLAREFTAMAGCAPTAWLAEERRNLQDDGPAPAPGSSP; this comes from the coding sequence GTGACCGGCTCCCGGCAGCAACACGACCTGCTCCCGGGCTTCGTCGCGCGCGCCGCGGCGTACGACCAGTGCGGGCTGGAGCCCGGCGTCCACCGCGGGCTGCCCTCGCCGTGGGTGACCCTGGTGGTCTCGACCCGGGGACCGGTGCGGACCCTCGGGACCGTCGGCGGGCCGGCCGGGCCGGTCGCCTCGGCCGACGTCCTGGTCGCCGGGCTGCACCCGGTCGCCACCCGCGTCGAGCAGCCGGTGGAGCAGAGCGGGGTGCAGCTGGCCGTGCACCCCCTCGCCGCGCGGCGGCTGCTGGGGTGCCGCGCCGCCGACCTCACCGGTCACGGCACCGACGCCCGCGAGCTGCTGGGGCCCGACGTCGAGCGGCTCCACGAGCAGGTCGCGCTGGCCGGGCCGGACGACCGGCTCGCGGTGGTGCGGGCCTGGGCGCAGGCGCGGCTGGCGGCCACCGAGGACCGCCGGCGCCGGGTCCGGCCCGAGGTGGTGCGGGTCCACCAGCGGGTCCTGGCCAGCCGCGGGCGGGTGCGGGTCGAGGACCTGGCCGGCGAGGTCGGCCTCAGCCCCCGGCGGCTGCGCGAGCAGGTGCGCGCCGAGGTGGGGGTCTCGCCCAAGCAGCTGGTCCGCACGGCCCGTCTCGACCACGTCGTGGCCCGCCTCAGGACCGGTCCCCGGGACGCCCCCGCGGGGCTGGCCGGGCTCGCGCTGGACGCGGGGTTCGCCGACCAGGCCCACCTCGCCCGCGAGTTCACCGCCATGGCCGGCTGCGCCCCGACGGCCTGGCTGGCCGAGGAGCGCCGAAACCTCCAAGACGACGGGCCCGCTCCTGCGCCAGGGTCGTCCCCATGA
- a CDS encoding VOC family protein, translated as MTPTPGPTPGPTPAPTVWPAFAARDARAMIAFLVALGFEETATYGEGDEVAHCQLDWPEGGGVMFGSVKDDGWSRQPGTGGFYVVTADPQAVHDRAVAAGATITRPPSAPGYGGLEFSLADPEGNLWSFGTYAGEPRAR; from the coding sequence ATGACCCCGACACCCGGCCCGACACCCGGCCCGACACCCGCCCCCACGGTCTGGCCCGCCTTCGCGGCCCGCGACGCCCGCGCCATGATCGCGTTCCTGGTCGCCCTCGGCTTCGAGGAGACCGCCACCTACGGCGAGGGCGACGAGGTCGCCCACTGCCAGCTCGACTGGCCCGAGGGCGGCGGCGTGATGTTCGGGTCGGTCAAGGACGACGGCTGGTCGCGGCAGCCCGGCACGGGTGGGTTCTACGTCGTCACCGCCGACCCGCAGGCCGTGCACGACCGCGCCGTCGCGGCCGGCGCCACCATCACGCGGCCCCCGTCGGCGCCCGGCTACGGCGGCCTCGAGTTCTCCCTGGCCGACCCCGAGGGCAACCTGTGGTCCTTCGGGACCTACGCCGGGGAGCCGCGCGCCCGCTGA
- a CDS encoding class I SAM-dependent methyltransferase: MERPVPDPVREPHWLRETRSTYDRVATSYADLLADALEHSPTDRAVLGLFADLVGPGARVADLGCGPGRLTAHLVDRGLAARGIDLSPGMVATARERHPGVEFEVGDLRALPLGDATLHGALAWYSLIHVPPDVRPAVVAELARVLRPGGELVVAFQVGDDVRRLREAYGHTGLGMDAWRLEPDEVTGLLAGAGIHVHLRLVRDPEGMEKTPQPYLVGRRD; the protein is encoded by the coding sequence GTGGAGCGACCCGTGCCGGACCCCGTGCGCGAGCCGCACTGGCTGCGCGAGACACGCAGCACCTACGACCGCGTCGCGACGTCGTACGCCGACCTGCTGGCCGACGCGCTGGAGCACTCGCCCACCGACCGGGCGGTGCTGGGCCTGTTCGCCGACCTGGTCGGCCCAGGCGCCCGGGTGGCCGACCTGGGCTGCGGGCCCGGTCGCCTCACCGCCCACCTCGTCGACCGCGGGCTGGCCGCCCGCGGGATCGACCTGTCCCCCGGGATGGTCGCGACCGCCCGGGAGCGGCACCCGGGGGTGGAGTTCGAGGTCGGCGACCTGCGCGCGCTGCCGCTCGGGGACGCCACGCTGCACGGCGCGCTCGCGTGGTACTCCCTGATCCACGTCCCGCCCGACGTGCGGCCCGCGGTGGTGGCCGAGCTCGCCCGGGTGCTGCGCCCCGGCGGCGAGCTGGTGGTCGCCTTCCAGGTCGGCGACGACGTGCGCCGGCTGCGCGAGGCCTACGGCCACACCGGTCTCGGCATGGACGCCTGGCGCCTGGAGCCCGACGAGGTGACCGGGCTGCTGGCCGGCGCCGGGATCCACGTCCACCTGCGGCTCGTGCGCGACCCCGAGGGCATGGAGAAGACGCCCCAGCCCTACCTGGTCGGGCGCCGGGACTAG
- a CDS encoding XdhC family protein, with product MREVLSDLVRWWEAGETVGVGTVVATFQSAPRPAGASMLVGPGGEAVGSVSGGCVEGAVYELGQSVVESGAPVLQRYGVSDDDAFAVGLTCGGILDVYVEKVNRETFPELADIAADIEAGRPVALATVIEHPDEAWRGRRLVVRPEAVDGALGSDRATDAVVDDARGLLASGHNATLTYGPDGERRGEGMRVFVWAFAPAPRMLVFGAIDFAAAVAEVGKFLGYHVTVCDARPVFATATRFPKADEVVVKWPHKYLAEEVAADRVDRRTVICVLTHDPKFDVPVLEKALRLPDVAYVGAMGSRRTHEDRLDRLREAGLGPEELARLSSPIGLDLGARTPEETAVSIAAEIIAGRWGGTGDRLSTVDGRIHAHAARDVVVG from the coding sequence GTGCGTGAGGTGCTCTCCGACCTGGTGCGGTGGTGGGAGGCCGGCGAGACCGTGGGGGTCGGGACGGTCGTGGCGACCTTCCAGTCCGCCCCGCGTCCCGCCGGCGCGTCGATGCTCGTCGGTCCGGGGGGCGAGGCCGTCGGCTCGGTCTCGGGCGGCTGCGTCGAGGGCGCGGTCTACGAGCTCGGCCAGTCGGTGGTCGAGTCGGGCGCTCCCGTGCTGCAGCGCTACGGCGTCTCCGACGACGACGCGTTCGCCGTGGGCCTGACCTGCGGCGGCATCCTGGACGTGTACGTCGAGAAGGTGAACCGCGAGACCTTCCCCGAGCTCGCCGACATCGCGGCCGACATCGAGGCCGGTCGCCCCGTGGCCCTGGCCACGGTGATCGAGCACCCCGACGAGGCGTGGCGCGGCCGCCGGCTGGTGGTCCGCCCGGAGGCGGTCGACGGCGCGCTCGGCAGCGACCGGGCCACCGACGCGGTGGTCGACGACGCCCGCGGCCTGCTGGCCTCGGGCCACAACGCGACCCTGACCTACGGCCCCGACGGCGAGCGCCGCGGCGAGGGGATGCGGGTCTTCGTGTGGGCCTTCGCGCCCGCGCCCCGGATGCTGGTCTTCGGCGCCATCGACTTCGCGGCCGCGGTCGCCGAGGTCGGCAAGTTCCTCGGCTACCACGTGACCGTGTGCGACGCCCGGCCCGTGTTCGCCACCGCGACGCGCTTCCCCAAGGCCGACGAGGTCGTCGTGAAGTGGCCCCACAAGTACCTCGCCGAGGAGGTCGCCGCCGACCGGGTCGACCGCCGCACGGTGATCTGCGTGCTCACCCACGACCCGAAGTTCGACGTCCCGGTGCTGGAGAAGGCGCTGCGGCTGCCCGACGTCGCGTACGTCGGCGCGATGGGCTCGCGGCGCACCCACGAGGACCGGCTCGACCGGCTCCGCGAGGCCGGGCTCGGCCCCGAGGAGCTCGCCCGGCTCTCCAGCCCGATCGGCCTCGACCTCGGCGCCCGCACCCCGGAGGAGACCGCGGTCAGCATCGCGGCCGAGATCATCGCGGGACGCTGGGGCGGCACCGGAGACCGGCTCTCCACGGTCGACGGCCGGATCCACGCCCACGCGGCCCGCGACGTCGTCGTCGGCTGA